One window of the Camelina sativa cultivar DH55 chromosome 1, Cs, whole genome shotgun sequence genome contains the following:
- the LOC104786514 gene encoding uncharacterized protein LOC104786514 codes for MAKADNDFSAEIETQPINSNPSSPSDSGEDKDSLLGDYDETQPFEDDAWINDQYMDTQVIDTKCDNEEFLLCGETQAVDLVFDIQEQETFVEGTQLLEAFDGLATQVLDCFDDEVVADSDDDVTAVLEDDNELFDGSGDSCSKGETVLSSEENRQDANEKVGSTCALDGWSNEHGISGKKVARFASVRSAAFRASAVAARVANQKVPNSVGEVGNLESLTSIFAEKKNDLRTGNRTARKLFMEDLPDENSHSVDDEVDLGNLSYIDSQEPGEASQASALNLVDKLISEARLEFGFEVEADCGRRTEEKSKCVPVFKGPQELAKKLSYKSEAVENCIFDWDDNREDEGGGDIYRRRKDEFFGVASKGREYSTLPRDQKSEMIHESHSVKTRSDSKLLQHRMTRSRKNIQAAKKNLGKEVDEVREAVVLGNDTQVADQAMDDQCFGDRSKFVSEASCLTGKKLSPGEERGYSPGGVVTRQSRGAKRIQAMSKDELLKKRMKKASQNIEGSSKGDQLDKEGPSCWKSRKVQTASGETKKNLVVSLDEVSKESDTKMSDRHEGAEAGPDTQMAAEVMNALYSGDGRGTDPELNNLIGKKLSLEGDISTCGVVTRKSKRIKGIQAVDSNVESLNIKTKKARSIPAKSCEKNRDTYSKSENTLDEAEVLNHPKRRRSTRILQNQVDEAGRSSDASFDTPVKFKMPSANVSPICMGDEYHRLSCKDSVTSHTTREYRSLTLPLLEPNSETKSTRKRRDLGSVCVLFSQHLDEDVTKHQKKILARFDISEASSMNEATHFIADNFTRTRNMLEAIVSGKPVVTTQWLESINQVNIYVDEDPYILRDIKKEKEFSFNMVVSLARARQLPLLEGRRVFITPNTKPGLNTITTLVKAVNGLPLQRLGRSTLSKDKVPENLLVLSCEEDRAICIPFLERGTEVYSSELILNGIVTQRLEYERYRLFTENVRRTRSTIWIKDVKGKFQRRSG; via the exons ATGGCGAAAGCAGATAACGACTTCTCAGCGGAGATAGAGACCCAGCCGATTAATTCGAATCCCTCTTCGCCTTCTGATTCTg GGGAAGATAAAGATAGCTTGCTTGGGGATTATGATGAAACACAACCTTTTGAGGATGATGCTTGGATTAATGATCAGTATATGGACACTCAGGTCATTGATACTAAATGTGACAATGAAGAGTTTCTTCTCTGTGGTGAAACTCAAGCAGTTGATTTGGTGTTTGATATCCAAGAACAAGAGACTTTTGTAGAAGGGACTCAGTTGCTCGAAGCTTTTGATGGTTTGGCTACACAggttttggattgttttgatGATGAGGTTGTTGcggatagtgatgatgatgttactgCTGTCTTGGAAGATGATAATGAGCTCTTTGACGGCAGTGGTGACTCTTGTAGTAAAGGTGAAACTGTTTTATCTAGTGAAGAGAATAGACAGGATGCTAATGAAAAGGTTGGATCGACATGCGCCCTTGATGGTTGGTCAAATGAACATGGGATTTCTG GCAAAAAGGTGGCAAGGTTCGCTTCAGTTCGTTCAGCAGCTTTTCGTGCTTCTGCTGTGGCAGCTCGTGTTGCAAACCAAAAGGTTCCCAACAGTGTTGGAGAAGTAGGGAATCTGGAATCTCTTACCAGTATATTtgctgaaaagaaaaatgacttaCGCACAGGAAACAGAACAGCGAGGAAGCTTTTCATGGAAGATTTGCCTGATGAAAATTCCCATTCTGTTGATGACGAGGTCGATCTGGGGAATTTGAGTTATATTGACTCTCAAGAACCTGGTGAGGCATCCCAGGCCAGTGCTCTTAACTTGGTTGATAAGCTCATTAGTGAGGCCCGTCTggagtttggttttgaagttgaaGCGGACTGTGGAAGGAGAACAGAAGAAAAGTCAAAATGTGTTCCGGTTTTTAAAGGCCCACAAGAATTAGCAAAGAAATTAAGTTACAAAAGCGAAGCTGTTGAAAACTGTATTTTCGACTGGGATGATAATCGTGAGGATGAAGGAGGAGGTGATATCTATCGTAGAAGAAAAGATGAATTCTTTGGCGTTGCAAGTAAAGGACGGGAATATTCTACCTTGCCTAGAGATCAGAAAAGTGAAATGATACATGAAAGTCATAGTGTGAAGACTCGTTCTGATTCCAAACTGTTGCAGCATAGAATGACTAGGAGCCGAAAGAATATCCAGGCTGCTAAAAAGAATCTTGGCAAAGAGGTAGATGAAGTTCGTGAAGCGGTTGTTTTGGGCAATGATACACAAGTGGCTGATCAAGCGATGGATGATCAGTGCTTTGGAGACCGTAGCAAGTTTGTTTCTGAGGCGAGTTGTCTTACAGGAAAGAAACTGTCACCgggagaagaaagaggataTTCGCCCGGTGGAGTCGTTACTAGACAATCCAGGGGAGCTAAGAGGATTCAGGCTATGAGTAAAGATgaattgttgaaaaaaagaatgaagaaggCTAGTCAGAATATCGAAGGGTCTTCAAAGGGTGACCAGCTTGATAAAGAAGGTCCATCCTGCTGGAAAAGTAGGAAGGTCCAGACTGCTTCAGGAGAAACGAAAAAGAATCTTGTTGTCAGTTTAGATGAAGTTTCCAAGGAAAGTGATACAAAAATGTCTGATAGGCATGAAGGGGCAGAAGCAGGCCCTGATACACAAATGGCTGCTGAAGTGATGAATGCTCTGTACTCTGGGGACGGCAGGGGAACTGATCCTGAGCTAAACAATCTAATAGGTAAGAAATTGTCACTGGAAGGAGACATTTCTACTTGTGGAGTCGTTACCAGAAAATCCAAGAGGATTAAGGGGATTCAAGCTGTGGATAGTAATGttgaatcattgaatataaaaaCCAAGAAGGCTAGATCAATTCCTGCTAAGTCTTGTGAGAAGAATAGGGATACGTATTCAAAAAGTGAAAATACGCTTGATGAAGCTGAGGTGTTGAATCATCCCAAGCGGAGAAGATCAACTCGTATTTTGCAAAATCAGGTTGATGAGGCAGGAAGGAGTTCAGATGCCTCTTTTGATACTCCAGTTAAGTTTAAGATGCCTTCAGCTAATGTATCGCCTATATGCATGGGTGACGAGTATCATAGACTTTCTTGTAAGGACTCAGTTACATCACACACTACAAGGGAATATCGTAGCTTAACCTTACCATTATTGGAACCTAACTCCGAGACAAAGAGTActagaaagagaagagatttgGGCAGTGTATGTGTCTTATTCAGCCAGCATCTTGATGAAGATGTAACCAAACATCAGAAGAAG ATTTTGGCACGGTTCGATATTTCGGAAGCTTCCTCCATGAATGAGGCAACACACTTCATTGCTGATAACTTTACGCGTACAAGGAACATGCTAGAGGCAATCGTTTCAGGCAAGCCGGTGGTCACAACGCAATGGCTTGAAAGCATCAATCAAGTAAACATATACGTTGACGAGGATCCGTATATACTCAGAGAtataaagaaggagaaggagttcTCTTTCAACATGGTAGTTTCTTTGGCTCGTGCACGCCAGCTTCCGCTACTAGAG GGGAGAAGAGTTTTTATTACCCCAAATACAAAGCCTGGTTTAAACACAATCACGACTTTGGTTAAAGCAGTTAATGGACTG CCTTTACAAAGACTCGGAAGATCTACCCTGAGCAAAGATAAAGTCCCAGagaatcttttggttttatcaTGTGAAGAGGATCGCGCTATCTGCATACCGTTTCTAGAGAGAG GTACTGAGGTGTATAGCTCGGAGTTAATTTTAAATGGAATAGTTACTCAAAGACTTGAGTACGAGAG GTATCGTCTCTTCACAGAGAATGTGAGGAGAACGCGGTCAACAATATGGATCAAAGACGTAAAAGGCAAGTTCCAACGTCGTAGCGGGTGA
- the LOC104706159 gene encoding peptidyl-prolyl cis-trans isomerase-like — protein sequence MEISALVPPAGGGENVNGAHVHPPAGGVEQVKDECIKAETTSKFPHPSLKTANPRVFFDMTVGGKPAGRIVMELFADTTPRTAENFRALCTGEKGMGKFGKPLHYKGSINLWRRIRRRINDHMFCGGDITDGDGSGGESIYGNRFFEDENFIRQHTGPGFISMEGRGPGSSGSLFLIGMREGRHLGMETVVFGQVVEGLDVLKSIAKEVGTPNCVPSKPVVVAHCGQIS from the exons ATGGAGATAA GCGCACTCGTACCACCCGCTGGTGGAGGAGAAAACGTTAATGGAGCGCATGTTCATCCTCCGGCTGGTGGGGTTGAACAAGTAAAGGATGAGTGTATCAAAGCAGAAACCACTAGTAAGTTCCCTCATCCATCTTTGAAAACGGCTAACCCTAGAGTGTTTTTTGATATGACCGTGGGCGGCAAACCGGCTGGTCGGATCGTGATGGAGCTCTTTGCCGACACCACCCCGCGTACGGCGGAGAACTTTAGGGCCCTTTGTACGGGAGAGAAAGGAATGGGTAAGTTTGGTAAGCCACTCCACTACAAGGGATCAATCAATCTATGGCGACGGATCCGGAGGAGAATCAATGATCACATGTTCTGTGGAGGAGATATTACTGATGGTGACGGATCCGGAGGAGAATCAATCTATGGCAATAGATTTTTCGAGGATGAGAACTTCATAAGGCAACATACCGGTCCAGGTTTCATTTCCATGGAGGGCCGTGGTCCAGGCTCCAGCGGATCTCTGTTCTTGATCGGCATGAGGGAGGGCAGGCATCTCGGCATGGAGACCGTTGTATTCGGCCAAGTTGTTGAAGGATTGGATGTGCTCAAGAGCATTGCCAAAGAGGTCGGAACTCCTAACTGCGTGCCTTCCAAGCCTGTGGTGGTCGCCCACTGCGGTCAGATCTCATAG
- the LOC104706165 gene encoding peptidyl-prolyl cis-trans isomerase-like, whose amino-acid sequence MEFRLVKPVGALVPPAGGGENVNGAHVHPPAGGVEQVKDECIKAETTSKFPHPSLKTANPRVFFDMTVGGKPAGRIVMELFADTTPRTAENFRALCTGEKGMGKFGKPLHYKGSINLWRRIRRRINDHMFCGGDITDGDGSGGESIYGNRFFEDENFIRQHTGPGFISMEGRGPGSSGSLFLIGMREGRHLGMETVVFGQVVEGLDVLKSIAKEVGTPNCVPSKPVVVAHCGQIS is encoded by the exons ATGGAGTTCAGACT CGTTAAGCCTGTAGGCGCACTCGTACCACCCGCTGGTGGAGGAGAAAACGTTAATGGAGCGCATGTTCATCCTCCGGCTGGTGGGGTTGAACAAGTAAAGGATGAGTGTATCAAAGCAGAAACCACTAGTAAGTTCCCTCATCCATCTTTGAAAACGGCTAACCCTAGAGTGTTTTTTGATATGACCGTGGGCGGCAAACCGGCTGGTCGGATCGTGATGGAGCTCTTTGCCGACACCACCCCGCGTACGGCGGAGAACTTTAGGGCCCTTTGTACGGGAGAGAAAGGAATGGGTAAGTTTGGTAAGCCACTCCACTACAAGGGATCAATCAATCTATGGCGACGGATCCGGAGGAGAATCAATGATCACATGTTCTGTGGAGGAGATATTACTGATGGTGACGGATCCGGAGGAGAATCAATCTATGGCAATAGATTTTTCGAGGATGAGAACTTCATAAGGCAACATACCGGTCCAGGTTTCATTTCCATGGAGGGCCGTGGTCCAGGCTCCAGCGGATCTCTGTTCTTGATCGGCATGAGGGAGGGCAGGCATCTCGGCATGGAGACCGTTGTATTCGGCCAAGTTGTTGAAGGATTGGATGTGCTCAAGAGCATTGCCAAAGAGGTCGGAACTCCTAACTGCGTGCCTTCCAAGCCTGTGGTGGTCGCCCACTGCGGTCAGATCTCATAG
- the LOC104786544 gene encoding heavy metal-associated isoprenylated plant protein 3-like, protein MTKEKKKDNVKYMDVEINISMHCNECERKIARVISKFKGVETFVTDMNSHKVVVTGKIDPKKLLKKLKKKTGKRAKIVVKEEKDEESSKDAEDENVLEIDMELIGLGDEWYNNDREMEKFMVFSDENPKAICSIS, encoded by the exons ATgacgaaagaaaagaaaaaggacaaTGTCAAA TATATGGACGTCGAAATCAACATATCGATGCATTGCAACGAATGCGAGAGAAAAATCGCTAGAGTGATTTCCAAATTCAAAG GAGTTGAAACGTTTGTGACGGATATGAATAGTCACAAGGTTGTGGTCACGGGTAAGATTGATCCGAAGAAGTTGTTGAAGAAACTCAAGAAGAAGACAGGCAAAAGAGCGAAGATTGTAGTcaaggaagagaaagatgaagagtcTAGTAAAGACGCCGAGGATGAAAACGTTCTCGAGATTGATATGGAACTGATTGGTTTAGGGGATGAGTGGTACAATAATGATAGGGAGATGGAGAAATTTATGGTGTTTAGCGATGAAAACCCTAAAGCCATATGTTCTATTTCTTAG
- the LOC104786524 gene encoding 1-deoxy-D-xylulose-5-phosphate synthase, chloroplastic-like, protein MALSVFTFPSYINKNPSIKYCKPTSVSSARNTTCVLKVRATLAEKGEYYSNRPPTPLLDTINHPMHMKNLSIKELKVLSEELRSDVIFNVSKTGGHLGSNLGVVELTVALHYIFNTPQDKILWDVGHQSYPHKILTGRRVKMKTLRQTNGLSGYTNRRESEHDSFGTGHSSTTISAGLGMAVGRDLKGMNNNVVVVIGDGAMTAGQAYEAMNNAGYLESDMIVVLNDNKQVSLPTANLDGPTPPVGALSRALSTLQSNRPLKELREVAKGVKKQIGGSMHQLASKVDEYTRGMISGTTSSTLFEELVFYYIGPVDGHKLDDLVSILEKVKSTKTIGPVLIHVVTEKGRGYTYAERADDKYHGVLKFDPATGKQFKNIAKTKSYTSCFVEALIAEAEADKDVVAIHAAMGGGTMLNRFESRFPTRCFDVGIAEQHAVTFSAGLACEGLKPFCTIYSSFMQRAYDQVVHDVDLQKLPVRFAIDRAGLMGEDGPTHCGAFDVTFMACLPSMIVMAPSDEAELCNMVATAAAIDDRPSCFRYHRGNGIGVSLPPGNKGVPLQIGKGRILREGERVALLGYGSAVQSCLEAASMLGERGLKITVADARFCKPLDVALIRNLAKSHEVLITVEEGSIGGFGSHVVQFLALDGLLDGKLKWRPMVLPDRYIEHGSPMDQLAEAGLTASHIAATALNLMGTPREALFYE, encoded by the exons ATGGCTCTATCCGTATTTACCTTTCCTTCttacataaataaaaacccTTCCATTAAATATTGCAAACCCACTTCTGTGTCTTCTGCAAGAAACACCACTTGCGTT TTAAAAGTAAGAGCAACACTTGCAGAGAAAGGTGAATATTATTCAAACAGACCACCAACTCCTTTACTGGACACAATCAACCATCCAATGCACATGAAAAACCTGTCCATCAAA GAACTCAAAGTTCTTTCAGAAGAGTTGAGATCTGATGTTATCTTCAATGTTTCGAAAACTGGAGGACACTTGGGTTCGAATCTTGGTGTTGTTGAGCTCACTGTGGCCCTTCATTATATCTTCAATACTCCTCAAGATAAGATCCTTTGGGATGTTGGTCATCAG TCTTATCCTCACAAGATTCTAACGGGAAGAAGAGTAAAGATGAAGACACTAAGACAAACCAATGGCCTCTCCGGCTACACCAATCGAAGAGAGAGTGAGCATGACTCCTTTGGCACTGGGCACAGTTCGACCACAATATCTGCAGGCTTAG GGATGGCTGTAGGTAGGGACTTAAAGGGGATGAACAACAACGTGGTTGTGGTTATAGGCGATGGTGCCATGACAGCTGGACAAGCTTATGAAGCAATGAACAATGCTGGCTACTTAGAATCCGACATGATTGTGGTTCTCAACGACAACAAGCAAGTCTCTTTGCCTACTGCTAATTTGGATGGACCAACTCCTCCAGTTGGAGCTTTGAGCAGGGCTCTTAGTACCTTACAGTCTAATCGTCCTCTCAAGGAATTGAGAGAAGTTGCTAAG GGAGTGAAGAAGCAGATTGGGGGATCAATGCACCAACTAGCTTCAAAGGTAGACGAGTATACTCGTGGCATGATTAGTGGGACGACTAGTTCAACACTGTTTGAAGAACTTGTTTTCTATTATATTGGCCCAGTTGATGGGCACAAACTAGATGATTTGGTCTCCATTCTTGAAAAGGTAAAGAGCACAAAAACCATAGGACCAGTTCttattcatgttgtgactgagaAAGGTCGTGGATATACCTACGCAGAGAGAGCTGATGACAAGTATCATG GAGTTTTGAAATTTGATCCAGCAACAGGTAAACAGTTCAAAAACATTGCTAAGACTAAGTCTTACACTTCCTGTTTTGTGGAGGCCTTGATTGCGGAAGCAGAGGCAGACAAAGATGTTGTAGCCATTCATGCAGCCATGGGAGGTGGCACCATGTTGAATCGCTTCGAGAGCCGCTTTCCTACAAGGTGTTTCGATGTTGGCATAGCAGAGCAACATGCAGTTACTTTCTCTGCTGGTCTTGCTTGCGAAGGGCTTAAGCCCTTTTGTACAATTTACTCGTCTTTCATGCAACGTGCTTATGACCAA GTTGTACACGATGTTGATCTACAGAAACTACCTGTGAGATTTGCAATAGATAGAGCAGGACTTATGGGAGAAGATGGTCCAACACATTGTGGAGCATTTGATGTGACGTTTATGGCTTGTCTTCCAAGCATGATAGTGATGGCTCCATCTGATGAAGCAGAGCTTTGTAACATGGTTGCAACGGCTGCAGCTATTGATGACCGACCTTCTTGCTTTCGATATCATAGAGGAAATGGAATTGGCGTGTCACTTCCTCCTGGAAACAAAGGTGTCCCTCTTCAG aTTGGAAAAGGTAGGATACTAAGGGAAGGCGAGAGGGTTGCACTTTTGGGCTATGGATCAGCCGTTCAGAGTTGTTTAGAGGCTGCTTCTATGCTAGGCGAACGAGGATTAAAAATAACTGTAGCGGATGCAAGATTTTGCAAGCCATTAGATGTTGCTCTCATTcgtaacttagctaaatcacaCGAGGTTTTGATCACGGTTGAAGAAGGTTCGATTGGAGGATTTGGATCGCATGTGGTACAGTTTCTTGCACTTGACGGCCTTCTTGACGGAAAGCTCAAG TGGAGACCAATGGTACTACCTGACCGGTATATCGAACACGGCTCACCAATGGATCAACTGGCGGAAGCTGGCCTCACAGCGTCTCACATTGCAGCCACCGCACTTAACTTAATGGGAACACCTAGAGAAGCCTTGTTTTATGAGTAA
- the LOC104786555 gene encoding histidine-containing phosphotransfer protein 1, which produces MDLVQMQKSLQDYTKSLFLEGILDSQFLQLQQLQDESNPDFVSQVVTLFFQDSDRILNDLSLSLGQQVVDFKKVDPHVHQLKGSSSSIGAQRVKNACVVFRNFCEQQNVEACHRCLQQVKQEYYLVKNRLETLFKLEQQIVASGGMIPAVELGF; this is translated from the exons ATGGATTTGGTTCAGATGCAGAAGAGTTTGCAAGATTACACCAAATCACTCTTCTTggaa GGGATTTTGGACAGCCAGTTCTTGCAGCTGCAGCAACTACAAGATGAAAGCAATCCAGATTTTGTTTCACAAGTTGTCACACTCTTTTTCCAAGACTCTGACAGGATTCTCAATGATCTCTCACTGTCCCT AGGTCAGCAAGTTGTAGACTTCAAAAAAGTTGATCCCCATGTTCATCAACTCAAAGGTAGCAGCTCCAG TATAGGAGCACAGAGAGTTAAGAATGCTTGCGTTGTCTTCCGCAACTTCTGCGAGCAACAAAACGTTGAAGC ATGTCATAGATGTTTACAACAAGTGAAGCAAGAGTACTATCTTGTGAAGAACAGATTAGAGACACTGTTCAAG CTGGAGCAACAGATTGTAGCCTCTGGTGGAATGATCCCGGCCGTCGAACTCGGATTTTGA